A stretch of Pseudomonas taetrolens DNA encodes these proteins:
- a CDS encoding DNA polymerase III subunit delta' translates to MAEAYPWQDSLWQQMAGRAQHAHAYLLHGPAGIGKRALAERLMASLLCKTPAGLEACGTCKSCALLAAGSHPDNYILEPEEADKAIKVDQVRDLVSFVVQTAQLGGRKVVLVEPVESMNINAANALLKSLEEPSGNTVLLLVSHQSSRLLPTIRSRCVQQACPLPSEALSLEWLVKALPDSSPEERVELLTLAVGSPLVAVKLQAQGVREQRAAVVEGVKKLLKRELSASQLVESWKAIPLLLLFDWFCDWASLILRYQLTQDEEGLGLADMRKVLQYLAQKAPQEKVLSIQDWILAQRQKVLGKANLNRDLLLEALLVQWANLPGQR, encoded by the coding sequence GTGGCTGAGGCTTATCCATGGCAAGACAGCCTGTGGCAGCAGATGGCGGGGCGCGCGCAGCATGCGCATGCCTATTTGCTGCATGGGCCGGCCGGGATTGGCAAACGCGCCCTGGCGGAGCGACTCATGGCCAGCTTGCTGTGCAAGACGCCGGCCGGGCTCGAGGCTTGCGGTACCTGCAAGTCGTGCGCATTGCTGGCAGCCGGGAGCCACCCCGACAATTACATTCTTGAGCCTGAAGAGGCCGACAAGGCGATCAAGGTCGACCAGGTGCGCGATCTGGTCAGTTTTGTTGTGCAGACCGCTCAGTTGGGCGGGCGCAAGGTCGTGCTGGTCGAGCCAGTCGAGTCGATGAACATCAACGCCGCCAATGCTTTGCTCAAAAGCCTTGAAGAGCCGTCAGGCAATACGGTGCTGCTGCTGGTCAGTCATCAGTCGAGTCGCCTGTTGCCGACCATTCGCAGTCGCTGCGTGCAGCAAGCGTGCCCATTGCCGAGCGAGGCCCTGAGCCTTGAATGGCTCGTTAAAGCCTTGCCCGATTCCAGCCCCGAAGAGCGTGTCGAGTTGCTGACATTGGCGGTCGGTTCCCCTTTGGTCGCCGTCAAGTTGCAGGCGCAGGGTGTACGCGAACAGCGTGCGGCGGTGGTGGAGGGCGTCAAGAAGCTGCTCAAGCGCGAACTGTCGGCCAGTCAATTGGTTGAGAGTTGGAAGGCCATCCCGCTTTTGCTGCTGTTTGACTGGTTTTGCGATTGGGCCAGCCTGATTTTGCGTTATCAACTGACTCAAGACGAAGAAGGGCTTGGGTTGGCGGACATGCGTAAAGTGTTGCAGTACCTGGCGCAGAAAGCACCGCAGGAAAAAGTTCTGAGCATTCAGGACTGGATTCTTGCCCAGCGTCAAAAGGTGCTGGGCAAGGCCAATCTTAACCGTGATCTGTTGCTGGAGGCGTTACTGGTGCAGTGGGCAAATCTGCCCGGCCAGCGCTGA
- a CDS encoding TatD family hydrolase, producing the protein MLVDSHCHLDRLDLSAHDGSLDAALEAARQRGVGHFLCIGVSADNAADVKALTDRYADVDCSVGVHPLDVQPGAAPALDWLLGELNHPRVVAIGETGLDYHYEPEAAELQQLSFRVHLQAAQQTGKPVVVHTRGARADTLALLREAALPQAGVLHCFTEDWDMAKAALDLGFYISLSGIVTFKNAEALRDVARQVPADRLLVETDSPYLAPIPYRGKPNLPQYVREVAEFLAMLRGESYEHFAEQTTENFKRLFPQARL; encoded by the coding sequence ATGCTGGTTGACTCCCATTGCCATCTCGATCGTCTTGATCTGAGTGCCCATGACGGCTCGCTGGACGCCGCCCTTGAGGCTGCGCGCCAGCGCGGTGTCGGACACTTCCTGTGTATCGGTGTGAGTGCCGACAACGCGGCCGATGTCAAAGCCCTGACCGATCGCTATGCCGATGTCGATTGCTCGGTGGGGGTTCATCCGCTGGATGTTCAGCCCGGCGCGGCACCGGCACTGGACTGGCTGCTGGGTGAGTTGAATCACCCGCGAGTGGTGGCAATTGGTGAAACCGGCCTGGATTATCACTACGAACCCGAAGCGGCCGAGTTGCAGCAACTGTCGTTCCGGGTGCATTTGCAAGCGGCGCAACAGACCGGCAAGCCAGTGGTGGTACATACCCGCGGCGCCCGGGCCGATACTCTGGCGTTGCTGCGTGAGGCGGCCTTGCCTCAGGCCGGCGTGCTGCACTGTTTTACCGAAGACTGGGACATGGCCAAGGCGGCACTGGACCTGGGTTTTTACATCTCCTTGTCGGGTATCGTGACCTTCAAGAATGCCGAAGCATTACGCGATGTAGCTCGTCAGGTGCCGGCCGACCGTTTACTGGTTGAGACCGACTCGCCTTACCTGGCGCCCATTCCTTACCGTGGCAAACCGAACCTGCCGCAATACGTGCGCGAAGTGGCCGAGTTTTTGGCCATGTTGCGTGGGGAGTCCTATGAGCACTTTGCCGAGCAGACCACCGAGAACTTCAAGCGTTTGTTCCCGCAGGCCCGGTTGTAG
- the tmk gene encoding dTMP kinase, with protein sequence MTGLFITLEGPEGAGKSTNREYLAERLRAAGIDVVLTREPGGTPLAERIRELLLAPSDEAMCADTELLLVFAARAQHLAEVIRPALARGAVVLCDRFTDATYAYQGGGRGLSQARIAVLESFVQGSLRPDLTLVFDLPIEVGMARASARGRLDRFEQEGRTFFDAVRSTYLKRAEAEPARYRLVDAAQSLENVQGQLDGLLPQLLELHRG encoded by the coding sequence GTGACTGGCTTGTTTATTACCCTGGAAGGCCCCGAAGGTGCGGGTAAAAGCACTAACCGCGAATACCTGGCCGAGCGTTTGCGCGCCGCCGGTATCGATGTGGTGCTGACCCGTGAGCCAGGTGGCACGCCCTTGGCCGAGCGTATCCGTGAACTGCTGTTGGCGCCGAGTGACGAGGCCATGTGTGCCGACACTGAGCTGCTGCTGGTGTTCGCTGCCCGCGCCCAGCATTTGGCCGAAGTGATTCGGCCTGCACTGGCCCGTGGGGCCGTCGTGCTGTGTGATCGTTTTACCGATGCAACCTATGCCTATCAGGGCGGCGGTCGAGGTTTGTCGCAAGCGCGTATCGCCGTGCTCGAGAGCTTTGTACAAGGCTCGCTGCGTCCAGACCTGACACTGGTATTTGATTTGCCGATCGAAGTCGGCATGGCACGGGCCAGTGCCCGGGGCCGGCTGGATCGCTTCGAGCAGGAAGGCCGTACGTTCTTTGATGCCGTGCGCAGCACCTACCTCAAGCGTGCCGAGGCCGAGCCGGCACGTTACCGCCTGGTCGATGCGGCTCAATCACTGGAAAACGTTCAGGGCCAGCTGGATGGCTTGCTCCCGCAATTGTTGGAGTTGCACCGTGGCTGA
- a CDS encoding DUF4123 domain-containing protein produces MPALPHNLPWHRGAWLLLDGVRLPGLAKQLHLWPNAAECLFVSTRWRELLDLSPYLISLTGPNDPVLAYFQTNAWLEPGYLLFSRADTHTLTTWLRSLIVVQHPSGDEVMMRVAEPAVAHQLMTVSEQASSGRWFGPVEQVCLPDAIQGTWQEHRRPASAVTVEPSTLRLTDQELTALGEVEFRQFVVRLTQHLTTYFPDMMAPFSGAERRRRAQQIAQIAYDKGFHSAQQIMLYANVLGYLAGQSIESHPDIDQLLNQPSALLPLQRVLRAAELAESRQVTVQGHPQ; encoded by the coding sequence ATGCCGGCCCTCCCACATAACCTGCCTTGGCATAGGGGTGCCTGGCTATTGCTGGATGGCGTGCGGCTACCCGGCTTGGCAAAGCAGCTTCACCTTTGGCCAAACGCCGCCGAGTGTCTGTTCGTGAGCACCCGTTGGCGTGAGCTGCTGGATCTCTCGCCGTACCTGATCTCTTTGACGGGCCCCAATGATCCGGTACTGGCTTATTTTCAAACCAATGCCTGGCTTGAACCCGGCTACCTCCTGTTTAGCCGGGCTGATACCCACACGTTGACCACGTGGTTACGCAGCCTGATCGTGGTACAGCACCCCTCGGGTGATGAAGTCATGATGAGGGTGGCGGAACCGGCAGTTGCCCACCAGTTGATGACGGTGTCTGAGCAGGCATCGAGCGGGCGCTGGTTTGGGCCGGTTGAACAGGTGTGTCTGCCCGATGCCATACAGGGTACTTGGCAAGAGCACCGGCGGCCCGCCAGTGCGGTGACTGTCGAGCCGTCGACCTTGCGCCTGACTGATCAAGAGCTGACGGCGCTCGGTGAGGTCGAGTTCAGGCAGTTTGTGGTGCGGTTGACTCAGCACCTCACGACTTACTTCCCCGACATGATGGCGCCGTTCTCCGGGGCAGAGCGCAGGCGTCGTGCGCAACAGATTGCGCAAATCGCCTACGACAAAGGGTTTCACTCCGCGCAGCAAATCATGTTGTACGCCAACGTACTGGGTTACTTGGCCGGGCAATCGATCGAATCACACCCCGACATAGACCAATTGCTTAATCAGCCATCAGCGCTCCTGCCCTTGCAGCGAGTGCTGCGGGCGGCCGAGTTGGCTGAAAGCCGGCAGGTCACGGTACAAGGACATCCACAATGA
- a CDS encoding GTP 3',8-cyclase MoaA: protein MIVDRQGRRFRNLRISLTSACNYACTYCVPNGKRLVAAQDELSAEAMVRGVAYLIEAAGIERLRITGGEPLVSPKLETFMRDVGQLGLSDISLTTNGQLLARKLPLLLEAGIRRLNVSLDTLDPDAFRSIARGGDLPTVLDGLQQAHDAGIKIKVNMVPLRGQNLDQVMPLLAFCLERGYELRFIELMRMGHLASDGNAFLQQFVSLQQLLSLIGERYEYLQADAPVDATAVRYQIPGLGYFGVIANESVPFCRTCSRLRLSSTGWLHGCLSSSNRHYVGDLLNKPRHEALPALQGLLLKALGDKQEVAFSGGATVMKIIGG from the coding sequence ATGATCGTTGATCGCCAAGGCAGACGTTTTCGCAATTTGCGTATCAGTCTGACGTCTGCTTGTAACTATGCCTGCACTTACTGTGTGCCCAATGGCAAGCGGTTGGTCGCGGCGCAGGATGAACTGTCGGCCGAGGCCATGGTGCGCGGCGTGGCTTACCTGATTGAAGCCGCCGGCATCGAGCGATTACGGATTACCGGGGGCGAGCCGCTGGTCAGCCCCAAGCTCGAAACCTTTATGCGCGACGTCGGCCAGCTAGGGTTGAGTGACATCAGCCTCACCACGAACGGCCAACTGCTCGCACGCAAGTTGCCATTACTGCTGGAGGCCGGCATTCGCCGCCTCAACGTTTCCCTCGACACCCTTGACCCGGATGCCTTCCGCTCGATTGCCCGTGGCGGCGATTTGCCTACCGTTCTTGACGGCCTGCAGCAGGCTCATGACGCCGGGATCAAGATCAAGGTCAACATGGTGCCGCTGCGCGGGCAGAACCTGGATCAGGTCATGCCGCTGCTGGCGTTCTGCCTGGAGCGGGGCTACGAACTGCGTTTCATTGAGTTGATGCGCATGGGGCATTTGGCCAGCGATGGAAATGCGTTCCTGCAACAGTTCGTCAGCCTGCAACAACTGTTGTCATTGATCGGCGAGCGCTATGAGTACCTGCAGGCCGATGCGCCGGTCGATGCCACTGCAGTGCGCTATCAGATACCGGGCCTCGGTTATTTCGGGGTGATTGCCAATGAGAGCGTGCCGTTTTGCCGAACCTGCTCGCGCCTGCGGCTGTCGTCCACGGGGTGGCTGCATGGATGCCTGTCGTCGAGCAACAGGCATTATGTGGGCGATCTGCTGAACAAGCCGCGGCATGAGGCCCTCCCGGCGCTGCAAGGGCTGCTGCTGAAAGCCTTGGGCGACAAACAGGAAGTCGCCTTCTCGGGTGGTGCTACCGTGATGAAAATCATCGGCGGTTAG
- a CDS encoding TetR/AcrR family transcriptional regulator, whose translation MHKEPRKVREFRRREQEILDTALKLFLEQGEDSVTVEMIADAVGIGKGTIYKHFKSKAEIYLRLMLDYERDLNELLLSADVDKDKEALSRAYFEFRMRDPQRYRLFDRLEEKVVKGNQVPELVEELHKIRASNFEHLTLLIKGRISEGKLEDVPPYFHYCAAWALVHGAVALYHSPFWSNVLEDQEGFFQFLMDIGVRMGNKRKRDTDTPAVE comes from the coding sequence ATGCACAAAGAACCCCGTAAGGTCCGTGAGTTTCGTCGCCGCGAGCAAGAAATTCTCGATACCGCGCTCAAGCTGTTCCTCGAACAAGGTGAAGACAGCGTCACCGTCGAGATGATCGCTGATGCCGTAGGTATCGGCAAAGGCACGATCTACAAGCACTTCAAGTCCAAGGCCGAGATCTACCTGCGCCTGATGCTCGACTATGAGCGCGACTTGAACGAACTGCTGCTTTCTGCTGACGTGGACAAGGACAAAGAAGCGCTGTCGCGCGCCTACTTTGAGTTTCGCATGCGCGATCCGCAGCGCTACCGGTTGTTTGACCGCCTGGAAGAAAAGGTCGTCAAGGGCAATCAGGTCCCCGAACTGGTTGAAGAACTGCATAAGATTCGCGCTTCCAACTTTGAGCATCTGACCCTGCTGATCAAAGGCCGTATCAGCGAAGGCAAACTCGAAGATGTACCGCCTTACTTCCATTACTGCGCCGCCTGGGCCTTGGTGCACGGCGCCGTTGCGCTGTATCACTCGCCGTTCTGGAGTAATGTGCTGGAAGATCAGGAAGGTTTCTTTCAGTTCTTGATGGACATCGGTGTGCGTATGGGCAACAAACGCAAGCGTGACACCGACACCCCGGCAGTCGAGTAA
- a CDS encoding toxin VasX, whose amino-acid sequence MNSTVQLLPLRYGLVERLDPSSALEIPLKLNSHPLGVRLLRDGYLYIIDSASGYLHEYQIEKGQITKLLWKDHEVAADVRTASVGEPYLVFKRQNTLHACYSEIQWTAFKCSQVLKDKAERERLMQRIEPATACSSKGGRHLLSQAQAEQWLAEVAESTSTTGPAPVLPEGANAEEGQPYSWEAEQLFYDTGIQTLTSQVLGPYKNDFLFLVLRDDFGVMRDLANEQLKIGEWIEHWSADEQAQRKYLTGSYIQSLYDVNASRLSERSAVDPAVKALMDETTPEQQAAIYDYLKAMRDHQGPVIRAPEKIIRALVHKTRYDCAWLAMQDLLGPVLWSRHENAIFSFADESWDALEGASVGQPGIDDLTYRLPMQDFVAREQALLRHWHARLERVREDRLQMIIGGYFHRAAWYYDFEQDAQIRHRLETEFVCVAALCGNRESAEKLAAYLEQNLLTLIPGLDSLHQKDQVDIAKKLADLSNFSINVLEAGDSLNNATVLSNQFNSLMAERLPNYAALHTRFQGLQSMLDGAYSPAKQLSMADELDRVHRAFQLSQHIDPNEFIRKAGRAVRIQLLRDFALNGLSVRGATPAEIQVYNQTRDTAISHRAQLKSLYQERKRSLSRQLHGLEPAGSEAPYNRAITELQAALAPLEDRLVLSLSVGSGSPGQIGTVVDGWSPQLREELNRSVRDFHANGTFTAPVRSVLSSKGDLLALTLVVLQGHKFIETLVELKAQKDKSMASALPFFEAIVGLAAVSLAAVQGVSVTVFQAQIQRMESVAGKLNAMSRLGRWVGFSGLGAFLFGAVSALFDLSKHTQQWGEALASGNRKALAATTMQLTGDGILLGTNVWALRHTSSIVQQMMVTPSELRALAWAQASPRLLSIAVRANVVGLIGTALQLAGEALYNYVHRDAMQKWLEDSAWGTGNLQRTLQDDWSALARAVQQPYGAFVRNAKGTYLRFVLPGIRTRELDSRQLQLLAYQCQRDAPSASGFNPRHPTRWHERSAAWAGTAQVASQDDEALVLHFPVSQALQASDFTLALSIGYQLEAERELIHRTCFLVQDLHSYDARGYRIPLQGTFKLKPVEALPATLEAAKPWLIHRDELGRADD is encoded by the coding sequence ATGAACAGCACAGTGCAGTTGTTACCTCTGCGTTACGGCCTGGTCGAACGACTTGATCCTTCTTCAGCCCTGGAAATCCCGCTGAAGTTGAATAGTCATCCCTTGGGTGTTCGGCTGTTGCGCGATGGCTATCTGTACATCATCGACAGCGCCAGTGGCTATCTGCACGAGTACCAGATAGAAAAGGGCCAGATCACCAAGTTGCTGTGGAAAGACCACGAAGTGGCTGCCGACGTACGCACTGCGTCAGTCGGTGAACCGTATCTGGTGTTCAAGCGGCAAAACACCTTGCATGCCTGCTACTCGGAAATCCAGTGGACTGCCTTCAAGTGCTCGCAGGTCTTGAAGGACAAGGCCGAGCGCGAGCGGTTGATGCAGCGGATCGAACCGGCTACCGCCTGTTCTTCGAAGGGCGGGCGCCATCTGTTGAGCCAGGCACAGGCCGAACAGTGGTTGGCTGAGGTTGCCGAGAGCACTTCAACCACCGGGCCCGCACCGGTATTGCCCGAGGGGGCCAATGCAGAAGAAGGGCAGCCGTACAGTTGGGAAGCCGAGCAGCTGTTTTATGACACCGGGATTCAAACCCTGACCAGCCAGGTGCTGGGGCCGTACAAGAACGATTTTCTTTTTTTGGTGTTGCGCGATGATTTTGGCGTGATGCGCGATCTGGCGAATGAACAGCTGAAAATCGGCGAGTGGATTGAACACTGGAGTGCGGATGAGCAGGCCCAGCGCAAATACCTCACCGGGAGTTACATCCAGTCGTTGTATGACGTAAATGCGTCACGGCTCAGCGAGCGCAGCGCAGTCGATCCCGCCGTCAAAGCACTGATGGATGAGACCACGCCAGAGCAACAAGCGGCGATCTATGACTACTTGAAAGCAATGCGCGATCATCAGGGACCGGTGATTCGCGCACCGGAGAAGATCATCCGCGCGCTGGTACACAAAACCCGCTATGACTGCGCCTGGCTTGCGATGCAAGACTTGTTGGGGCCTGTGCTGTGGTCTCGTCATGAGAACGCAATCTTCAGCTTTGCCGATGAGTCCTGGGATGCATTGGAAGGAGCGTCAGTGGGGCAGCCCGGAATCGATGACCTGACCTACCGTCTCCCCATGCAAGACTTTGTCGCTCGCGAACAGGCGTTGTTGAGGCACTGGCACGCCCGCCTTGAAAGGGTCCGCGAAGATCGATTGCAGATGATCATAGGCGGCTATTTTCATCGGGCTGCCTGGTACTACGATTTTGAGCAGGACGCGCAAATCAGGCATCGACTCGAAACGGAGTTCGTGTGTGTGGCGGCCTTGTGCGGCAATCGCGAGTCAGCAGAAAAACTGGCAGCCTACCTGGAACAAAACCTGCTGACCCTGATCCCGGGGCTGGACTCCCTGCACCAGAAGGATCAAGTCGACATCGCTAAAAAACTGGCGGACCTGAGCAACTTCTCAATCAATGTACTGGAGGCGGGGGACAGCCTGAATAATGCCACCGTGCTGTCCAATCAGTTCAATAGCCTGATGGCCGAACGCCTGCCTAACTATGCCGCCCTGCATACGCGATTTCAGGGGCTGCAAAGCATGCTTGACGGGGCGTATAGCCCGGCCAAGCAGCTAAGTATGGCGGATGAGCTGGATAGAGTGCACAGAGCGTTTCAACTCAGTCAGCATATAGATCCTAATGAGTTTATTCGTAAGGCTGGTAGGGCTGTACGCATACAGTTGCTGAGAGATTTTGCCCTCAATGGCTTGAGTGTCAGGGGTGCAACACCTGCTGAAATCCAGGTGTATAACCAGACACGGGACACGGCGATAAGTCACCGCGCTCAACTTAAATCCCTGTACCAGGAGCGGAAAAGGTCCCTAAGCCGTCAGCTGCACGGCCTTGAGCCGGCAGGCAGTGAAGCCCCCTACAACCGTGCCATTACTGAATTACAGGCCGCGCTGGCGCCGCTTGAAGACCGGCTGGTTCTGAGCTTGAGCGTCGGCAGCGGCAGTCCGGGTCAAATCGGTACTGTCGTCGATGGCTGGAGCCCGCAACTGCGAGAGGAGCTGAACCGCAGCGTGCGTGACTTCCACGCCAACGGGACCTTTACCGCGCCTGTACGCAGTGTATTGAGTTCAAAGGGCGACTTGCTTGCACTGACACTGGTGGTGTTACAGGGACATAAATTCATAGAAACGCTGGTGGAACTCAAAGCGCAGAAAGATAAGTCGATGGCAAGCGCTTTACCCTTTTTTGAGGCCATTGTTGGACTCGCCGCGGTCAGCTTGGCTGCGGTACAAGGGGTGTCGGTAACGGTTTTTCAAGCGCAGATCCAGCGGATGGAGAGTGTGGCAGGCAAGCTCAACGCAATGAGCCGTTTAGGTCGATGGGTAGGTTTTTCAGGGCTTGGTGCATTTTTGTTTGGGGCTGTGAGTGCCTTATTCGATCTCAGTAAACATACGCAGCAATGGGGCGAAGCACTGGCTTCAGGCAATCGTAAAGCGCTGGCGGCCACGACGATGCAACTTACTGGGGATGGCATATTGTTGGGCACGAATGTATGGGCGCTTCGCCATACCTCTTCGATTGTACAGCAGATGATGGTTACCCCGTCTGAGTTGCGCGCGCTGGCTTGGGCGCAAGCCAGTCCGAGGTTGTTGAGCATTGCAGTGAGGGCCAATGTGGTAGGGCTGATTGGCACGGCGCTACAGTTAGCAGGCGAAGCCCTGTACAACTATGTTCATCGCGATGCGATGCAAAAATGGCTTGAAGACAGTGCCTGGGGCACCGGTAACCTGCAGCGTACCCTGCAAGATGACTGGAGCGCCCTGGCCCGCGCGGTTCAACAGCCCTACGGCGCATTTGTGCGCAATGCCAAGGGCACTTACCTGCGTTTTGTGTTGCCGGGCATTCGCACGCGAGAACTGGACAGCCGCCAGCTGCAGTTGCTGGCCTATCAATGCCAGCGAGACGCCCCGTCCGCCTCCGGTTTCAATCCGCGGCATCCCACCCGGTGGCACGAACGCAGTGCGGCGTGGGCCGGTACGGCCCAAGTGGCCAGTCAAGACGATGAAGCCTTGGTCCTGCATTTTCCCGTCTCCCAAGCGTTGCAAGCGTCGGACTTCACGTTGGCCTTGAGTATTGGCTATCAACTGGAGGCCGAGCGTGAATTGATTCACCGCACCTGTTTTCTCGTGCAAGACCTGCATAGCTATGACGCACGGGGTTACCGTATTCCGTTACAAGGAACGTTCAAGCTCAAGCCGGTAGAGGCATTGCCCGCGACACTTGAAGCCGCAAAACCCTGGTTGATTCACCGTGATGAGTTGGGGCGTGCGGATGATTAG
- a CDS encoding type VI secretion system Vgr family protein produces MTTYDRHKRFSLSINAAESEFQVLGFTGDEAISTPFAFTVELVSERADLALDALLHQPAYLAFDGEGNGVHGKISSIALSSPGPRLTHYRLTLVPQLAYLEHRTNQRIFQRQTVQQIIETVLEEHGIFSNAYLFNSLSSYPPREYCVQYGESDLHFIQRLCFEEGFHYHFRHSPDGHVLVFGDKQQAFSLLTRPTPYVQDAGMVAREPSIERFGLHLETRTNRTVRRDYDFEKASRILQAESSADPDRQVLEHYSYPGGFSATAHGEQQNQRALEHHQTGYRQGNGSSDQPCLSSGHFLTISEHPHAAWNARWLLTRVHHEGKQPQALEEQGRIPQMTASNGFTQGYRNTFHVTPEDVTYRPQQVFAKPRILGSQTARVTGPAGEDIHCDQFGRVRVSFHWDRSAINDDQSSCWVRVASSWAGDRYGSVTIPRVGMEVLVTYLDGDPDRPIISGCLVNSLNPAPLVLPADKTQSVFRSRSTPGGSGFNELRIEDRKGQELIYLHAQRDLEQHVKHDSRVQIDGKSEATISGDSVAVLEAEEQRTVSGDRKVQLNANDHLNIAASSHTRVGQALVAEAGLEVHLKAGARLVLDAGASITLMAGGQHIVISAAGIYSSSPIVPGGVPVPGTPAMPLVPGTVAGLGLSDPLFAPPVPYLLERQRQTMLKQHAICAICEEAAQQKGSAND; encoded by the coding sequence ATGACCACTTATGACCGTCATAAGCGCTTTAGCCTGAGCATCAACGCTGCCGAATCCGAGTTTCAGGTACTGGGGTTTACCGGCGATGAAGCCATCAGCACGCCCTTTGCCTTTACCGTCGAACTGGTCAGCGAGCGCGCTGATCTGGCGCTCGACGCGTTGCTGCATCAGCCGGCTTATCTGGCGTTTGACGGCGAGGGCAACGGTGTTCACGGGAAGATTTCCAGCATCGCCCTGAGCAGCCCGGGCCCGCGGCTGACGCACTACCGTCTGACGCTGGTGCCGCAACTGGCCTACCTGGAACATCGCACCAACCAGCGAATTTTCCAGCGGCAGACCGTGCAGCAAATCATCGAAACCGTGCTTGAAGAGCACGGCATTTTCAGCAATGCCTACCTGTTCAATTCACTCTCGTCCTACCCGCCTCGGGAGTACTGCGTGCAGTACGGCGAATCGGACCTGCACTTTATTCAGCGCCTGTGTTTTGAAGAGGGTTTTCACTACCATTTTCGGCATTCGCCTGACGGCCATGTGCTGGTGTTCGGTGATAAACAACAGGCGTTCAGCCTGCTCACGCGGCCTACACCTTACGTGCAAGATGCCGGGATGGTGGCCAGGGAACCGTCGATCGAGCGCTTTGGCTTGCACCTCGAAACCCGGACCAACCGCACGGTGCGTCGCGATTATGACTTCGAAAAAGCCAGCCGCATCCTGCAGGCTGAAAGCAGCGCCGACCCCGATAGGCAGGTCCTCGAACACTACAGCTACCCCGGCGGCTTCAGCGCAACCGCCCACGGTGAACAACAAAATCAGCGGGCCCTTGAGCACCATCAAACCGGTTATCGCCAGGGCAATGGCAGCAGTGACCAACCGTGCCTGAGCAGCGGTCACTTTCTGACCATCAGCGAGCACCCGCATGCGGCCTGGAATGCCCGCTGGTTGCTGACCCGGGTTCACCACGAGGGCAAACAACCGCAAGCACTCGAAGAGCAAGGCCGCATCCCGCAGATGACCGCTTCGAACGGCTTTACCCAGGGCTACCGCAACACTTTTCACGTCACCCCTGAAGACGTGACCTACCGCCCGCAACAGGTTTTCGCCAAGCCGAGGATCCTCGGCAGCCAGACCGCCCGCGTAACTGGCCCGGCGGGGGAAGACATCCATTGCGATCAGTTTGGCCGGGTTCGGGTCAGCTTTCATTGGGATCGCAGCGCAATCAACGACGATCAAAGCAGTTGCTGGGTGCGGGTAGCGTCGAGCTGGGCCGGAGACCGCTATGGCAGCGTGACCATCCCCCGGGTGGGCATGGAAGTGCTGGTGACGTATCTGGACGGCGACCCCGACAGGCCGATCATTTCCGGTTGCCTGGTCAACAGCCTCAACCCGGCGCCGCTGGTATTGCCTGCAGACAAAACCCAAAGCGTGTTTCGCAGTCGCAGCACGCCGGGTGGCAGCGGTTTCAACGAACTGCGCATCGAGGACCGCAAAGGCCAGGAGCTGATCTACCTGCACGCCCAGCGCGATCTGGAACAACACGTCAAACATGACAGCCGCGTGCAGATTGATGGCAAGTCCGAAGCGACCATCAGCGGGGACAGCGTGGCGGTGCTCGAAGCCGAAGAGCAACGCACCGTCAGCGGTGACCGCAAGGTGCAACTCAATGCCAACGACCACCTGAACATCGCCGCCAGCAGCCACACCCGCGTCGGCCAGGCGCTGGTGGCCGAAGCCGGGCTGGAAGTCCACCTCAAGGCCGGCGCGCGGTTGGTACTCGATGCCGGCGCCAGCATCACCCTGATGGCCGGTGGGCAACACATCGTGATCAGCGCGGCGGGGATCTACAGCAGCAGCCCGATTGTGCCCGGCGGCGTACCGGTGCCGGGGACGCCGGCGATGCCATTGGTGCCAGGCACGGTTGCCGGCCTGGGTTTGTCGGACCCGCTTTTTGCCCCGCCGGTGCCGTACCTCCTGGAAAGACAGCGCCAAACCATGCTCAAGCAGCACGCGATATGTGCCATTTGTGAAGAGGCCGCCCAGCAAAAAGGTTCTGCCAATGATTGA